Sequence from the Flavobacterium sp. J372 genome:
AGTTGCAGAGTGAATTAGAAAGCACTACGATAAGATGCATAATTCTTCGTAAAGAAAATCCAAAAGAGCTTGTTCATGAAATATTTGCAAGATTAAATCAAGGCGCTGTAAGATTAAGTGATCAAGAGATAAGACATGCTATTTATCCTGGAAATCTAGACAAATTACTGATTGAATTAGGTGATATAGAATTCATTAAAAACTTTCAAAAAAGTGCTGAACGTGAAGACAGAAGTAATGAAGAATTAATTCTACGTTTTCTTGCATTAGATGACACTTTAGAGGAATATGATGGGAGACTTGCAAAATGGCTTGATAGATACATGCAACAACATCAAAACTTGGAGCAAGATGCTCAGGATGGATTAAGGAATACGTTTAATGCTACTCTAGACAGATGTCTTCGAACATTCGACAGACCATTTGTAGATACAACGTTGGAGAAACCACGCCAAAGTATTGCATATTATGATTTGCTAATGTGGAGTTTTAATAATCTTTCGGATCAATTTATTGATGCAAATCGAGAAAATTTAAATCGTAAATTCCA
This genomic interval carries:
- a CDS encoding DUF262 domain-containing protein, with amino-acid sequence MERATLNLYPIDYPFETLVTRADAEPAKLILNPEFQRKYKWDKDGFERASRFIESCLMRIPLPACYFAENEHNNHLVIDGVQRITTIKRFFNDEFALEGLTVYPQLNGQKFSELGELQSELESTTIRCIILRKENPKELVHEIFARLNQGAVRLSDQEIRHAIYPGNLDKLLIELGDIEFIKNFQKSAEREDRSNEELILRFLALDDTLEEYDGRLAKWLDRYMQQHQNLEQDAQDGLRNTFNATLDRCLRTFDRPFVDTTLEKPRQSIAYYDLLMWSFNNLSDQFIDANRENLNRKFQELCALPEFKKTMSGGLQQKSSIITRRNLWVEKLREIDGYDQSV